A genomic segment from Pistricoccus aurantiacus encodes:
- a CDS encoding diacylglycerol kinase, with amino-acid sequence MKPRHTGWRHLVNSTRYSFKGLGAAYRHETAFRQELVLFAVLLPLAFWLGQTPVEWALLLGSALLMLVVELLNSAIESVVDRIGPEHHELSGQAKDLGSAAVMLALVILGVVWGLLAWQRFFG; translated from the coding sequence ATGAAGCCCCGACACACCGGCTGGCGCCACCTGGTCAATTCGACCCGCTATTCCTTCAAGGGGCTGGGTGCCGCCTATCGTCACGAAACAGCGTTCCGTCAGGAACTGGTGCTGTTCGCCGTGCTGCTGCCCCTGGCGTTTTGGCTCGGCCAGACCCCGGTGGAATGGGCGCTACTATTGGGTAGCGCCCTGTTGATGCTGGTGGTGGAACTGCTAAACAGCGCCATCGAAAGCGTCGTCGACCGTATCGGTCCGGAGCATCACGAGCTTTCCGGGCAGGCCAAGGACCTGGGCTCCGCGGCGGTGATGCTGGCTCTGGTCATCCTGGGGGTGGTATGGGGGCTGCTGGCCTGGCAACGCTTTTTCGGCTAG
- the dacB gene encoding D-alanyl-D-alanine carboxypeptidase/D-alanyl-D-alanine endopeptidase — protein sequence MLRGLIVLLGWLVAFSASSAGFERLGTLADQGFRISVQARLLDDGQLLGSIEPDRQLTPASVTKLYTAAAVLDRFGPQHHFTTRLVSGGRLDAEGVLQGDLVLDGGGDPGLVSEDLWRLVQQLRGRGLKRINGQLVINQWRFGPVECLTPDRCRARSRADNAYSALLSSAGVNHGSWCLQVRPGARAATPALVDSCANGSPLERIDNQVKTLLADEPSDFQAVRLTDDQGDRLVVQGHIAANGGNRELYRASADPAHQTGVTLLSLLEQGGIEVDQGMVSSSQTPATGARTLASVQGRSMQALILDMLNYSNNFMADVLSLDLVESPQASLSQAGQALEAFVAGIPDHGPVTLHSGSGLTADNRTSAQGITALLEAMYRRPALFPSLVAGMQSPANGPMTFLRRGGDVFQHNVMVKTGTLSQPVAVRAMGGYLRTREGRWGVFGMLVNGTNKTPYLSWSRVLDLLSADLEDMIVAN from the coding sequence ATGTTGCGCGGGTTGATTGTGTTACTGGGGTGGCTGGTGGCGTTTTCCGCGTCGAGCGCAGGCTTCGAGCGGTTGGGTACGCTGGCGGATCAGGGATTTCGCATCAGCGTCCAGGCGCGACTGCTGGATGACGGACAATTGCTGGGTTCGATCGAGCCCGACCGGCAGCTGACGCCTGCCTCGGTCACCAAGCTTTATACCGCCGCGGCGGTGCTGGATCGCTTCGGCCCCCAGCATCATTTCACCACGCGGCTGGTCAGCGGCGGTCGCCTGGATGCCGAGGGCGTGCTGCAGGGGGATCTAGTGCTGGACGGCGGCGGCGATCCGGGGCTGGTGTCCGAGGACTTGTGGCGACTGGTTCAGCAACTGCGCGGGCGCGGCCTGAAACGCATCAACGGGCAACTGGTGATCAATCAGTGGCGCTTCGGGCCGGTGGAGTGTCTGACCCCGGACCGCTGCCGCGCCCGTTCCCGGGCGGATAACGCCTACAGCGCCCTGCTGTCTTCCGCGGGTGTCAATCACGGCAGCTGGTGCCTTCAGGTGCGTCCCGGCGCGCGGGCAGCGACCCCGGCGCTGGTCGACAGCTGCGCCAACGGCTCGCCCCTCGAGCGCATCGACAATCAGGTCAAGACGCTGCTCGCGGATGAGCCCAGCGATTTTCAGGCGGTGCGCCTGACGGACGATCAAGGGGATCGTCTCGTGGTGCAGGGACATATCGCCGCCAATGGCGGCAATCGCGAGCTATACCGCGCCAGCGCGGACCCGGCGCACCAGACCGGCGTCACGCTGCTGTCACTGCTCGAGCAGGGGGGCATCGAGGTCGACCAGGGCATGGTCAGCAGCAGCCAGACGCCGGCGACCGGCGCCCGCACCCTGGCATCGGTACAGGGCAGGTCGATGCAGGCGCTGATACTCGATATGCTCAACTATTCCAACAACTTCATGGCAGACGTGCTGAGCCTGGATCTGGTGGAGTCGCCGCAGGCCTCGCTCTCCCAAGCGGGGCAGGCGCTGGAAGCTTTCGTCGCTGGCATTCCCGACCACGGCCCGGTGACCCTGCATAGCGGCAGCGGCCTGACCGCGGACAATCGCACCTCCGCCCAGGGCATTACCGCCCTGCTGGAGGCCATGTACCGGCGCCCGGCGCTGTTTCCGAGTCTGGTGGCCGGCATGCAGTCCCCGGCCAACGGCCCAATGACGTTCCTGCGCCGGGGCGGCGATGTCTTTCAGCATAACGTGATGGTCAAGACCGGCACCCTGAGCCAGCCGGTGGCGGTGCGTGCCATGGGCGGCTACTTGCGTACCCGGGAAGGGCGCTGGGGCGTGTTCGGAATGCTGGTGAACGGAACGAACAAGACGCCTTATCTTTCCTGGAGCCGGGTGCTGGATCTGCTTTCAGCGGACCTGGAAGACATGATCGTGGCCAATTGA